A window of Halobellus sp. LT62 contains these coding sequences:
- a CDS encoding MBL fold metallo-hydrolase: MQVTYLSSAAIVVETEGASVLCDPWLVDGAFEGSWCHYPPLDVDPEDFDHVDYIYISHIHPDHFDPATLRRLNTEIPVLIHDYRWDYLKDEISALGFEVIELDHNSRTHLAGDLHVNILAADACDPEVCGNYFGCSWVEENPELGSTQVDSLAVFDDGEYTVVNMNDCPYPMVERSMRQVKEGYGNIDLVCHQYSAAQFYPQCMEDYTHEEKLRARDDVIEEKHELATEFIDLFDPDYYMPFAGEYVLAGRLAPLNRYTANPPRIEALEWFEAHVDPDEHRCVFLNSGEHLDLAAGRVSKPYEPVDQAAKREYIEAELANRTFTYERDPIPDVSELREQVRPAFERFERKRKQLGYETETTVLIGLAPEEYVELSFTGDGYDFVTDPDLSTYDGYVKFELDPRLLGRLLSGPDAVHWADAKIGSHLGISKQPDIYERQLYNCLGSFHA; the protein is encoded by the coding sequence ATGCAGGTTACGTACCTCAGCTCCGCTGCGATCGTCGTCGAAACCGAGGGCGCGTCGGTGTTGTGCGATCCGTGGCTCGTCGACGGCGCGTTCGAGGGATCGTGGTGTCACTATCCGCCGCTCGACGTCGACCCGGAGGATTTCGATCACGTCGATTACATCTACATCTCGCACATTCATCCCGATCACTTCGACCCCGCGACGCTTCGCCGACTGAACACGGAGATCCCGGTGTTGATCCACGACTACCGCTGGGACTACCTGAAAGACGAGATCTCCGCGCTCGGATTCGAGGTGATCGAACTCGATCACAACAGCCGGACGCACCTCGCGGGCGACCTCCACGTCAACATCCTCGCGGCCGACGCCTGCGATCCGGAGGTGTGCGGCAACTACTTCGGCTGTTCGTGGGTCGAAGAGAACCCCGAACTCGGCTCGACGCAGGTCGACTCGCTCGCGGTGTTCGACGACGGGGAGTACACCGTCGTCAATATGAACGACTGCCCGTACCCGATGGTCGAACGGAGTATGCGACAGGTCAAAGAGGGGTACGGCAACATCGACTTGGTGTGTCACCAGTACAGCGCCGCGCAGTTCTACCCGCAGTGTATGGAGGATTACACCCACGAGGAGAAGCTGCGGGCACGCGATGACGTGATCGAGGAGAAACACGAGCTCGCGACCGAGTTCATCGATTTGTTCGACCCCGACTACTACATGCCGTTCGCCGGCGAGTACGTCTTGGCCGGTCGGCTCGCTCCGCTCAACCGCTATACGGCGAACCCGCCGCGGATCGAGGCGCTGGAATGGTTCGAAGCGCACGTCGATCCCGACGAACACCGGTGCGTCTTCCTCAACTCGGGCGAACACCTCGATCTCGCCGCCGGTCGCGTCTCGAAGCCGTACGAACCGGTCGATCAGGCCGCCAAACGCGAGTATATCGAGGCGGAACTGGCGAACCGTACGTTCACGTACGAACGCGACCCGATCCCCGACGTCTCGGAGCTACGCGAACAGGTCCGACCCGCGTTCGAGCGGTTCGAGCGCAAGCGCAAACAGCTCGGCTACGAGACCGAAACTACCGTGCTGATCGGCCTCGCGCCCGAGGAGTACGTCGAACTCTCGTTCACCGGTGACGGGTACGACTTCGTCACGGATCCCGACCTGTCGACGTACGACGGCTACGTGAAGTTCGAGCTCGATCCGCGGCTCCTCGGTCGGCTCCTCTCGGGGCCCGACGCGGTCCACTGGGCGGACGCGAAGATCGGCTCGCATCTCGGCATCAGCAAGCAGCCCGACATCTACGAGCGGCAGCTGTACAACTGCTTGGGCTCGTTCCACGCGTGA
- the proB gene encoding glutamate 5-kinase has translation MSEAVTSSEVADARRLAAEAGRVVVKAGTNSLTDETSNLDDEKLDKLVDDVAGLVERGKDVILVSSGAVGAGKGRIGFAPDDTVEESQALSTIGQSHLMRRYTESFERYGLTVAQILVTEHDLDDTDRFTNFKNTIDTLLEWGVVPIINENDAVATEEIRIGDNDMISSSIAVGIGADLLVTLTDVGGVYTGNPKHEEEAELIDAVGRNYDAVERIIEDSASDSFGGIRTKVRGARTMSEHGRPAIIARSTEPDVLERIATEQPVGTIFIPINDH, from the coding sequence ATGAGCGAGGCCGTCACGTCCTCGGAGGTCGCCGACGCGCGCCGACTCGCCGCTGAGGCCGGACGGGTCGTCGTCAAGGCCGGGACGAACTCGCTCACCGACGAGACGTCGAACCTCGACGACGAGAAACTCGACAAACTCGTCGACGACGTCGCCGGGCTCGTCGAGCGCGGGAAAGACGTCATTTTAGTCTCCTCCGGCGCGGTCGGTGCCGGAAAGGGCCGGATCGGCTTCGCCCCCGACGACACCGTCGAGGAGTCTCAAGCCCTGTCGACGATCGGCCAGAGCCACCTGATGCGCCGGTACACCGAGAGCTTCGAGCGCTACGGCTTGACGGTCGCCCAAATTCTCGTGACCGAGCACGATCTCGACGACACCGATCGGTTCACCAACTTCAAGAACACGATCGACACGCTGCTGGAGTGGGGCGTGGTTCCCATTATCAACGAGAACGACGCGGTCGCGACCGAGGAGATCCGCATCGGCGACAACGATATGATCTCCTCGTCGATCGCGGTCGGCATCGGGGCGGACCTGCTGGTGACGCTCACCGACGTCGGCGGCGTTTACACCGGCAACCCCAAGCACGAGGAGGAGGCGGAGCTCATCGATGCGGTCGGCCGGAACTATGACGCGGTCGAGCGGATCATCGAGGACAGCGCCAGCGACTCGTTCGGCGGCATCCGGACCAAAGTTCGGGGGGCACGGACGATGAGCGAACACGGCCGTCCCGCAATCATCGCTCGCTCGACCGAACCGGACGTGCTCGAACGGATCGCCACCGAACAGCCCGTCGGAACCATCTTTATCCCGATCAACGACCACTGA
- a CDS encoding winged helix-turn-helix domain-containing protein, whose translation MSSQWDAIGFIISSKYRLAVLNVLQDGPATTTEIANAESLSPSHVSRALRRLRNRSIVELVVPEEQRKNRRYDLTTKGDRMWQKIQSAGLAD comes from the coding sequence ATGTCATCACAGTGGGACGCGATCGGGTTCATCATCTCCTCGAAGTACCGCTTGGCGGTTCTGAACGTCCTTCAAGACGGTCCGGCGACGACGACCGAAATCGCGAACGCCGAGAGCCTCTCTCCGTCGCACGTCTCTCGCGCGTTACGACGGCTTCGCAACCGCTCGATCGTCGAGCTCGTCGTCCCAGAAGAGCAGCGAAAGAATCGCAGGTACGACCTCACGACGAAGGGAGATCGAATGTGGCAGAAGATACAGTCAGCCGGATTAGCCGATTGA
- a CDS encoding Hsp20/alpha crystallin family protein, giving the protein MAPTPSIDLIENTDEIWVFIDLPGFKPEEIQLEGDPRTLHVSATRPSEIEDGRNVLINERTVQIDRVIQFPTDVEMDEIDAVFDDGVCKITVPKAASERYREIDIRSP; this is encoded by the coding sequence ATGGCTCCGACGCCCTCGATCGATCTCATCGAGAACACGGACGAAATCTGGGTGTTCATCGATCTGCCGGGATTCAAGCCCGAGGAGATCCAACTCGAGGGCGATCCGCGGACGCTCCACGTCAGCGCGACTCGACCCTCGGAGATCGAGGACGGCCGGAACGTCCTGATCAACGAGCGGACCGTACAGATCGACCGCGTGATCCAGTTCCCGACTGACGTCGAGATGGACGAAATCGATGCCGTCTTCGACGACGGCGTCTGTAAGATCACGGTCCCGAAGGCGGCGAGCGAGCGGTACCGAGAGATCGATATCCGTTCCCCGTAG
- a CDS encoding glycosyltransferase family 2 protein, producing the protein MYKDNVVGVVVPAYNEEGLVGRVIETLPPFVDRAYVIDDCSTDGTWEEILSVAERVNAADADDDPSEIGRANDEGAGHSAPNDHRSDGGTVSTDYRDAPNGTVEDTLAFQDRICPIQHERNRGVGGAIKTGYQHALRDEIDVVAVMGGDGQMRPEELPKYVDPIVEGTVDYTKGNRLLNREFRETMPTWRLFGNWILTFLTKVASGYWRTMDPQNGYTAISREALEAVDIDRMYEDYGYCNDLLVRLNVADLRVGDVPRRANYGDETSSIRYHTYIPRVSAMLLRDFLWRLRVKYLVRRFHPLVLLYGVGASATAYGSAFLLRAVQSRIRGRGSDESGDSASTSGDSTSGVLLIAIGWIAMILAMIFDLEENADKERRIEE; encoded by the coding sequence ATGTACAAGGATAACGTCGTCGGCGTCGTCGTCCCGGCGTACAACGAGGAGGGACTCGTCGGCAGGGTGATCGAGACGCTTCCGCCGTTCGTCGACCGCGCGTACGTGATCGACGACTGCTCGACCGACGGAACGTGGGAGGAGATACTGTCGGTCGCCGAACGCGTCAACGCCGCGGATGCGGACGACGACCCAAGCGAGATCGGCCGCGCGAACGACGAGGGTGCGGGGCACTCGGCCCCGAACGACCATCGAAGCGACGGCGGCACCGTCAGTACGGACTACCGAGACGCCCCGAACGGGACCGTCGAGGACACCCTGGCCTTTCAGGATCGGATCTGCCCCATTCAGCACGAGCGCAACCGGGGCGTCGGGGGCGCGATAAAGACCGGCTATCAGCACGCCCTCCGAGACGAGATCGACGTCGTCGCGGTGATGGGCGGCGACGGGCAGATGCGCCCCGAGGAACTCCCGAAGTACGTGGACCCGATCGTTGAGGGAACCGTCGACTACACGAAAGGGAACCGGCTCCTCAACCGGGAGTTCCGGGAGACGATGCCGACGTGGCGGCTGTTCGGGAACTGGATTCTCACCTTCCTGACCAAGGTCGCGAGCGGCTACTGGCGGACGATGGACCCCCAGAACGGCTATACCGCGATTTCGCGAGAGGCCTTGGAAGCGGTCGACATCGACCGGATGTACGAGGATTACGGCTACTGTAACGACCTCCTCGTCCGGTTGAACGTGGCCGACCTTCGGGTCGGCGATGTGCCCCGGCGGGCCAACTACGGCGACGAGACCAGCAGCATCCGGTATCACACGTACATCCCCCGCGTCTCCGCGATGCTGCTGCGCGACTTCCTCTGGCGACTCCGCGTGAAGTACCTCGTTCGCCGATTTCACCCGCTGGTTCTCCTCTACGGCGTCGGCGCGAGTGCGACCGCCTACGGATCGGCGTTTCTGCTGCGCGCTGTGCAGTCACGAATCCGTGGACGGGGATCGGATGAGAGCGGCGACTCGGCATCTACGAGCGGGGATTCGACGTCCGGCGTTCTGTTGATCGCGATCGGGTGGATCGCGATGATTCTCGCGATGATATTCGACCTCGAGGAGAACGCGGACAAGGAACGGCGCATCGAGGAGTGA
- a CDS encoding Gfo/Idh/MocA family protein, which translates to MTLRSAVVGAGVVSERHLSGLEKNPRTDLVAICDRDEERAREKAVKYGVKAYYDTTSLFEEADLDWVHVCTPVATHVPIALEAIDAGVPVLIEKPVAETVSEVEELATAAREADVSVSVVHNHVFDPVIRKLRDRIDRGDLGEMRGIDLQYTGSTPPDTPNRGSWAFDLLGGEFEEGLPHPLYLGLRVGGYPDDRSRVSSHTALCGEYEQSFGYDGAQVGYVTDDGVVCNVTMLSGTIPIRVLYVHGTETSFAADVVSQTLVEFDRDYKGSAAGRALNNVDQAVDRFTGTVENAVSVLRRSRDDSWEVATALDSLYYQLDREAEALLTGDDPAVPLEEARWTIALMEEIRESVATEDEAIAAEAAQD; encoded by the coding sequence ATGACGCTACGTTCGGCGGTAGTTGGTGCGGGTGTCGTCTCCGAACGGCACCTCTCTGGACTCGAAAAGAATCCGCGGACCGATCTCGTCGCGATCTGCGACCGCGACGAGGAACGCGCCCGCGAGAAAGCAGTGAAGTACGGAGTCAAGGCGTACTACGATACGACTTCGCTGTTCGAGGAGGCGGATCTCGACTGGGTGCACGTCTGTACGCCCGTCGCGACCCACGTACCGATCGCGCTCGAAGCGATCGACGCGGGCGTTCCGGTCCTCATCGAAAAGCCCGTCGCGGAAACGGTCAGCGAAGTGGAGGAACTGGCGACGGCCGCGCGTGAAGCCGATGTCTCTGTTTCCGTGGTTCACAATCACGTGTTCGATCCGGTCATCAGGAAGCTGCGCGACCGCATCGATCGGGGTGATCTCGGGGAGATGCGTGGAATCGACCTCCAGTACACCGGGTCGACGCCGCCGGACACGCCCAACCGCGGCAGCTGGGCGTTCGATCTGCTCGGCGGCGAGTTCGAGGAGGGGCTCCCGCACCCGCTGTATCTCGGCCTTCGCGTCGGCGGGTATCCGGACGACCGCTCCCGGGTATCGTCACACACGGCGCTGTGCGGCGAGTACGAGCAGTCGTTCGGATACGACGGCGCACAGGTCGGGTACGTCACCGACGACGGCGTGGTCTGCAACGTCACGATGCTCTCGGGGACGATCCCGATCCGCGTGCTCTACGTTCATGGGACCGAGACGTCGTTCGCGGCCGATGTGGTCTCACAGACGCTCGTCGAGTTCGACCGCGACTACAAGGGTTCGGCAGCCGGCCGCGCGCTGAACAACGTCGATCAGGCCGTCGACCGATTCACCGGCACCGTCGAGAACGCCGTATCGGTCCTCCGGCGGTCGCGCGACGACAGCTGGGAGGTCGCGACAGCGCTCGATTCGCTGTACTACCAGCTCGACCGCGAGGCCGAAGCGCTCCTCACCGGCGACGATCCGGCGGTCCCACTCGAAGAGGCGCGGTGGACGATCGCTCTGATGGAGGAGATCAGAGAGAGCGTCGCGACCGAAGACGAGGCGATAGCCGCGGAAGCCGCCCAAGACTGA
- a CDS encoding right-handed parallel beta-helix repeat-containing protein: protein MANSHNGNDEASSGVGRRSYLKLLGGAVGMASITGSAVAQSAETDSVVNLGEQGLTDGDVIDDYLEEYFESGVEVRIPEGEYEYHGSGFDGTRSDAAVVGEGEVILTNEAGAYGETIEAESGVVEVRNLTLRGESGPEKTRFRLEAQSDGHVLIDNFNLPDGNVDPGDARAFYVPGGHAGVVEIRNCYIADFSNNGIYADGPGQDGGAGGQVIVENCFLHNNNITGIRLGSTDSVARNCLVLNDGSPPTIDEGGDVNMRGIRIREPGDNITIEGCEVIHSYEGAGAPIELHDGASGGSGTIRNTLIENNTGTAAIHDKGAAGSWSAENVSITGDGDLEYPSNFDGVCVGDDCPVPTGDDPQGEDSAGSGGSTDDGSGDDNSTDGGSDGSTDPGGDDSDGSDDGSNGSDGDDSSDSGSNDSDSNSSDDSSGSETPVGTDGTELVVLSRNSDGVDYEFTTTGEIEPLYDRSQYSADTADPVDEAVENGDGTWTATGSTGGGSASGDAFYYEGAMENFSASGDVNQMTLLADGEEVTTEDLLAAEPPEDNSGDDSDEEPSGSDDSDSGGDEPAQSREKTVVFDGTTADGIATYTFRVSGEVTRDSSISTNPEDTRIDNLEDYVNGDTVEGVLSKGIDGYRYTGQIVEIEFDGSAAVTIDGQ, encoded by the coding sequence ATGGCAAACAGCCATAACGGAAACGACGAAGCGAGTTCGGGTGTCGGTCGACGATCGTACCTGAAGCTTCTCGGTGGGGCCGTCGGTATGGCCTCGATAACGGGGAGTGCGGTCGCACAGTCCGCGGAGACCGACTCCGTCGTCAACCTCGGCGAACAGGGGCTGACCGACGGCGACGTCATCGACGACTACCTCGAGGAGTACTTCGAGAGCGGCGTGGAAGTCCGGATTCCCGAGGGCGAGTACGAATACCACGGTTCCGGGTTCGACGGCACGCGCAGCGACGCCGCCGTCGTCGGCGAGGGCGAGGTGATCCTCACGAACGAGGCGGGCGCGTACGGCGAGACCATCGAGGCCGAAAGCGGCGTCGTGGAGGTCCGAAACCTCACGCTCCGGGGCGAATCCGGTCCCGAGAAGACGCGCTTCCGGCTCGAAGCCCAGTCTGACGGACACGTTCTGATCGACAACTTCAACCTGCCCGACGGGAACGTCGATCCCGGCGACGCGCGCGCGTTCTACGTCCCCGGGGGCCACGCCGGCGTGGTCGAGATCCGCAACTGTTACATCGCCGATTTCTCGAACAACGGCATCTACGCGGACGGCCCCGGACAGGACGGCGGTGCGGGGGGGCAAGTGATCGTCGAGAACTGTTTCCTGCACAACAACAATATCACCGGCATCCGACTCGGCTCCACCGACAGCGTGGCCCGGAACTGCCTCGTGCTCAACGACGGCAGCCCGCCGACGATCGACGAGGGCGGGGACGTCAATATGCGCGGTATCCGCATCCGAGAGCCCGGAGATAACATCACGATCGAAGGCTGTGAAGTCATTCACTCCTACGAGGGCGCGGGCGCGCCGATCGAGCTCCACGACGGAGCCTCGGGCGGAAGCGGGACGATCCGAAACACGCTCATCGAGAACAACACCGGAACGGCGGCGATCCACGATAAGGGCGCGGCGGGCAGCTGGAGCGCCGAGAACGTTTCGATCACCGGCGACGGTGACCTCGAGTACCCGTCGAACTTCGACGGCGTCTGCGTCGGCGACGACTGTCCCGTTCCGACCGGCGACGACCCGCAGGGCGAGGACAGTGCCGGTAGCGGCGGTTCGACCGACGACGGCTCGGGCGACGACAACTCGACTGACGGCGGCTCCGACGGCTCGACCGACCCCGGCGGAGACGACTCCGACGGCTCGGACGACGGGTCGAACGGCTCGGACGGAGACGATTCGAGCGATTCCGGATCGAACGACTCGGACTCCAACAGTTCGGACGATTCGTCCGGATCGGAGACGCCGGTCGGAACCGACGGCACGGAGCTCGTCGTCCTCTCGCGGAACTCCGACGGCGTCGACTACGAGTTCACCACGACCGGCGAAATCGAGCCCCTGTACGACCGCAGCCAGTACAGCGCGGACACGGCGGATCCCGTCGACGAGGCCGTCGAAAACGGCGACGGCACGTGGACGGCGACCGGATCGACCGGCGGCGGCAGCGCCAGCGGCGACGCCTTCTACTACGAGGGCGCGATGGAGAACTTCTCCGCGTCGGGCGACGTCAACCAGATGACGCTGCTCGCCGACGGCGAAGAGGTGACGACGGAGGACCTGCTGGCGGCCGAGCCGCCGGAGGATAACTCGGGCGATGACAGCGACGAGGAACCGTCGGGATCGGACGACTCCGATTCGGGCGGCGACGAGCCGGCTCAGTCCCGCGAGAAGACCGTCGTCTTCGACGGCACGACCGCCGACGGGATCGCGACGTACACCTTCCGGGTTTCCGGCGAGGTCACGCGAGACTCCTCGATCAGCACGAACCCCGAGGACACCCGCATCGACAACCTCGAAGATTACGTCAACGGCGACACCGTCGAGGGCGTTCTCAGCAAAGGCATAGACGGATACCGCTACACCGGTCAGATCGTCGAAATCGAGTTCGACGGTTCCGCGGCCGTCACCATCGACGGGCAGTGA
- a CDS encoding DUF4397 domain-containing protein yields MVHTHLSRRQFVGTVTAVTTVGLAGCGGDGTGNGGEDDSGGTEETNGSPTTTETDAPTETEATTEAEETTTEGGDGDALVRVVHAAPDAPNVDVYVDDEAALSDVAFRSVSEYLSLAAGSYQVQITAAGDQETVVFDDEVEVSEGSATSLVALGELEAETFEVQAFEDDVSAAGAEESRVRALHASPDAPAVDVAVEGEEEPLISELAFGEASDYATVPSGAYTLEVRAAGESEAVASFDVELASMTGYTAFAMGYLNPDEAAADEPFDLTLATDTVESEATATANGTEMTEETTAATTE; encoded by the coding sequence ATGGTGCACACGCACCTCAGTAGACGGCAGTTCGTTGGTACAGTCACCGCCGTAACCACCGTTGGCCTCGCAGGCTGCGGTGGCGACGGAACCGGAAACGGTGGAGAAGACGACAGCGGCGGGACCGAGGAGACGAACGGTTCCCCGACAACGACTGAGACGGACGCCCCCACAGAGACTGAGGCCACGACAGAGGCCGAAGAAACGACGACCGAAGGCGGCGATGGCGACGCACTCGTACGCGTGGTGCACGCCGCGCCCGACGCGCCGAACGTCGACGTCTACGTCGACGACGAGGCCGCGCTGAGCGACGTCGCCTTCCGAAGCGTCAGCGAGTACCTCTCGCTCGCGGCGGGGTCATACCAAGTGCAGATAACCGCCGCGGGAGACCAAGAGACGGTCGTCTTCGACGACGAGGTCGAGGTTTCGGAGGGATCGGCGACGTCACTCGTCGCGCTCGGCGAACTGGAGGCCGAGACGTTCGAGGTCCAGGCCTTCGAGGACGACGTCTCCGCCGCGGGCGCGGAGGAGTCTCGAGTCCGTGCGTTGCACGCGTCGCCTGACGCTCCGGCGGTCGACGTCGCCGTCGAAGGCGAGGAGGAACCGCTGATCTCCGAACTCGCGTTCGGCGAGGCCAGCGACTACGCCACTGTTCCGTCCGGCGCATACACCCTTGAGGTCCGAGCCGCCGGCGAGAGCGAAGCTGTCGCCTCCTTCGACGTCGAACTGGCGTCGATGACCGGCTACACGGCGTTCGCTATGGGGTATCTGAACCCGGACGAGGCGGCGGCGGACGAACCGTTCGACCTCACACTCGCGACCGACACGGTCGAGAGCGAAGCGACTGCGACCGCCAACGGAACGGAGATGACCGAAGAAACGACTGCAGCCACGACGGAGTAG
- the proC gene encoding pyrroline-5-carboxylate reductase, translating to MIDVSVIGSGNMGGAIIAGLSQAGGYRITAYDVDPDAFERIEEYADRTTTDIDDVRDSSVVVVAVKPDIVPLVLEDLDLRADQTLVTIAAGVSRAVVEAETEATVVRIMPNLAARTRNMAAAVAWDAPDENVEQMLSDLGEFVVIDEDLMDVATALNGSGPAFVFYLIGAMQKRAVDEGMDAENARVLAAQTFKGAAETVLRSDESIEDLIDAVCSPGGTTIEGMEVLWDSDVEAVVGDALSAASRRSAELAEEAEK from the coding sequence ATGATCGACGTCAGCGTAATCGGCAGCGGAAATATGGGAGGAGCCATCATCGCGGGGCTCTCACAGGCCGGAGGCTACCGGATCACGGCGTACGACGTGGACCCCGACGCCTTCGAGCGGATCGAGGAGTACGCCGACCGAACGACGACCGATATCGACGACGTCCGCGACTCGTCTGTCGTCGTCGTCGCCGTCAAGCCGGACATCGTCCCGCTGGTGCTCGAAGACCTCGACCTTCGGGCCGACCAGACGCTCGTCACGATCGCTGCAGGCGTCTCGCGGGCCGTCGTCGAGGCCGAAACCGAGGCGACGGTCGTCCGCATTATGCCGAACCTCGCGGCGAGAACGCGCAATATGGCGGCCGCGGTCGCCTGGGACGCCCCCGACGAGAACGTCGAACAGATGCTCTCTGATCTCGGCGAGTTCGTCGTCATCGACGAGGACCTGATGGACGTCGCCACGGCGCTGAACGGCAGTGGGCCCGCGTTCGTCTTCTACCTCATCGGCGCGATGCAAAAGCGGGCCGTCGACGAGGGAATGGATGCCGAAAACGCCCGTGTATTGGCCGCACAGACGTTCAAGGGTGCCGCGGAGACGGTCCTCCGCTCCGACGAGTCGATCGAGGACCTCATCGACGCCGTCTGCTCGCCCGGCGGAACGACGATCGAAGGGATGGAGGTGCTGTGGGACAGCGACGTCGAAGCCGTCGTCGGCGACGCGCTGAGCGCCGCGTCACGGCGCTCCGCCGAGCTCGCAGAGGAAGCCGAAAAATGA
- a CDS encoding CARDB domain-containing protein, giving the protein MVNISRPELFGWAALFGCVLVLAMAGASGVGVAVAAPADIGASEVHLQVAENETEPERIGPFFQIQEVETNTPIKAGETVEVTVTVENVGNETGEKEVWFHLDQYYKDDAEFQLSPGESETVTLTYVSKSENAKDWTLRVDTPDDRYTETVTIEEPAQTRTSRGSSGGPTGSDGHPHFQITDMHVEESVLAGDTLRMNATVENTGRDLGEKLVWFTLDGDTVNETIIELPEGDSKTVTTELNTSIEDAGAHRITANTSDDVVSERVEFVEPEPEFEVQSVDIPERVPAGEPLIVDATVGNVGDISGTVPVRLTIDGHFIDEQRTDVAENGSSTVELQYRSNVWMTGELNVTVGAAEHNVSRTVTVFEPTPTATADPPTTATSTPESPDTETAEPSTSAPDSSWRGPNPGLSVLVVALFAGALAVTRWG; this is encoded by the coding sequence ATGGTCAACATATCACGACCGGAGCTGTTCGGTTGGGCTGCGCTGTTCGGGTGCGTGCTCGTGCTCGCGATGGCGGGAGCAAGCGGCGTCGGCGTCGCCGTGGCGGCCCCAGCAGACATCGGTGCGTCCGAGGTCCACCTACAGGTCGCGGAGAACGAGACCGAGCCGGAGCGAATCGGCCCGTTTTTCCAGATTCAAGAGGTGGAGACAAACACGCCGATAAAGGCCGGTGAGACCGTCGAAGTAACCGTTACCGTCGAAAACGTGGGTAACGAAACCGGGGAAAAGGAGGTGTGGTTCCACCTCGACCAGTACTACAAGGACGACGCTGAATTCCAGTTGTCTCCCGGCGAGTCGGAGACGGTAACGCTCACGTACGTCAGCAAGAGCGAGAACGCGAAGGACTGGACGCTGCGAGTCGATACACCGGACGATCGGTATACGGAGACCGTAACAATCGAAGAGCCGGCGCAGACTCGCACGTCGCGGGGCAGTTCCGGAGGGCCCACCGGATCCGACGGACACCCCCACTTCCAGATCACTGATATGCACGTCGAAGAATCGGTTCTCGCGGGCGATACCCTCAGGATGAACGCGACCGTCGAAAACACCGGTCGTGATCTCGGCGAGAAACTTGTCTGGTTCACCCTCGACGGCGACACCGTCAACGAAACCATCATCGAACTGCCCGAAGGGGATTCGAAGACGGTGACGACCGAACTCAACACGTCGATCGAGGACGCCGGAGCGCACCGTATCACGGCGAACACCTCCGACGACGTCGTGAGCGAGCGCGTCGAGTTCGTCGAACCCGAACCCGAATTCGAGGTACAGTCGGTCGATATTCCCGAAAGAGTGCCCGCAGGAGAGCCACTGATCGTTGACGCGACCGTCGGCAACGTCGGCGATATCTCCGGAACAGTCCCCGTTCGGCTGACGATCGACGGTCACTTCATCGACGAACAGCGAACGGATGTCGCCGAGAACGGATCGTCGACGGTCGAACTGCAGTATCGGAGCAACGTCTGGATGACGGGTGAGCTAAACGTCACCGTCGGCGCGGCCGAACACAACGTCTCTCGAACGGTCACCGTGTTCGAACCGACGCCCACGGCGACGGCCGACCCACCGACGACTGCCACCTCGACGCCGGAGTCTCCGGACACGGAGACCGCAGAACCGTCCACCTCCGCGCCGGACTCCTCGTGGCGGGGACCGAATCCGGGCCTCTCCGTCTTGGTTGTCGCGTTGTTCGCCGGCGCACTCGCCGTCACCAGATGGGGATAA
- a CDS encoding DUF7511 domain-containing protein: protein MPSKVDVGEELYPLRATVVEYEQSPDECTIHPLDPPESGRTTQWITAREGSYVPLERCQ, encoded by the coding sequence ATGCCATCAAAAGTGGACGTGGGCGAGGAGTTGTACCCCCTCCGGGCGACGGTCGTCGAGTACGAACAGAGTCCGGACGAGTGCACGATTCACCCGCTCGACCCGCCCGAATCGGGCCGAACCACGCAGTGGATCACTGCCCGAGAAGGCTCCTACGTACCGCTCGAGAGGTGTCAGTAA